The bacterium nucleotide sequence GGCGAGCTGACCAGTTCCCTCAACATGGAAGCGGGTGGGGAGATCGCCCGGAACCTGCGGCGGCTCTACGACTTCGTCCTTGACCGCCTCCTCAAGGCAAACCTGAAGAACGACTTGGAAGCGCTCGACGAAGCGGAAAAGGTCCTGCAGACGCTCCGGGAGGGATGGAAGGGGATGGAGCGGAACCAGGCAGCCACCCATGCGGCGCCGTTGCGGGCTTCCGGGAGCGAGGGGATGGCACTCCGGGCATGAGCGACCGTGTGGACGCCCTCCTCCTGGAGCTCCTTGATGCAGTCCGGTCGCAGCGGTCCGCCCTGGAGGAGGGGGACACCGACAGGGCGTTGGCACTGCTCCCGAAGCGACATGGAATCATTCAGGAGATTCAAAATATCGATGGTCCGTTCCTCGAGAAGAAGTCCGGTGGACATTCCGATGACGCAAAGGCGGTACGACAAGGCGGTTCTCTCGAAAGCCGCCGATCGAGCTTAAACCAGATCTTCGCGTTGGATCGGGAGATTGCCACCATGGTACGCCACCAGATGGCCGATATCGCCTCCCGGCTGGACGACGTCGACAAGTTGAAGCGCTTTTTCCGAAATTCCGCCTCCCCCCTCGGCGGCAATGACGGCGTGGTTGCCTGACGAGCCGGTTTCCTTTTCCGCGCCTCCTTTCAACTTTCATGCGTCGCAATGATCCGGCATCCCTGGCCGGAGGACCTGGCCGTGCGTCCCGGTGCCGGCGGGACGGAAAATTGACTCTCTCCGTCGCTTTTCCTCCGCGGATTATTCCAAACAACTGAATTTGCAGTGTTTTGTGTCGTTGGTTGCAATGGCACGACAATTGGATGTCCATTTTCAGGGGAGAAACAAATGATAATCGAAGAAGCAGCAGAATCAACGTTTAAAAGTGCAGTCTGCGAACTTGCCGAATACACGTGTTTGAAGGAAAAGGACATATTAGAGAGGATACGTAAGGTCTACTCTCAACAAATCAGGGAATGGAGAGGTACCATCGGGGAAAAGGTAACGGATGATAAGGTCAATGAATTCTACCGCGATACAGACTCATACCTTTTTGACCTTGTTCAGTATAACTACGAAAATTCTTTTTACATCAATCTGACTGGGGAAATATTCCGCTTTTGTGCAAGTTTGAACACGGAGATGGCAGGGTTGAAGATTATGGATTTCGGTGGTGGCATAGGAAGCCAGATGATTTCCTTGTCTGTTTTAAGAGGAGCTGAGCTCAGTTATGCGGACATACCCGGCAAGACGTTCGAATATGCCAATTGGCGATTCAAGCGCAGGCAAATGGATATAGAAATGATTGATGCAACTAAAGAGAACTTTCTTGATGATAAGATGTATGATGTTGTGATAACACTGGATGTAATTGAGCATCTGGTTAATCCGGAGTCTTCCGTAAGATATCTGATGAAGCACATAAAACCTAATGGGTATCTTGTAGCCGTTACATCCTTTATTGACAATAACGGTGAAGCAGGCTGGCACCTGAATGTTGACAAATACACGAACGAATCTTTTTATGATTTCATAAAGACGTTAGGCATGGAGATGATGAATGAGACATATCCAAGGATCTTCCAGAAAAATGAGGAACTAGTGGCCCTCATGGAAGGGATTGATTCGGCAACCAGGGAAGGGCGATTTGCCGATTCAAGAAAACTCATGGAATTTTATCTGCAATTTCGCCCGGTTGATCTGGATATGCTCGTTAAATATGCGGATGCATGTTTAATGCTCGGTGATCGGAACACTGCATCAGAGAATTTAGAGAAGGTGCGTATTTTCAATCCTGACATGCCGGAGGCGCTTAAGATCGCAGATAAGATCAGGAGGATGGACAGTGAAATTACACATGGCAAGTAATTGCTCGGGTCGCTTCTCGCCAAGATTCACGAGGTGACCAGGATTTCTCGGGAGAAGATAATTCGTTGTAAAGTAGGAGCATGAGCTTAAATACCTACACGATGGAAAATCATGGCATTTTTTGGAAACCAGATTATTCTTTCTGTATGCGGTGACATATGTTCCTTTAAAGCCAAAGAACGATTCACGTCTTTAACGAAGCCTCTCTGTTCGAATTTCTCTATCCAATAGCTGTGAGGCTGCAGGTTCACATGATGTTCCCCCCCCGTTTGCTCTTCAGTAGCACCTGTGAATATCACCCATTCTTTCGCGTGCCGGACGATGTTGTCAATGAGCACGTCTGCATATTCCTTTTCCAAATGTTCAGCAACTTCAGTGCATATTGCGACATCGCGACGGCCCAAATATAGCGGGAAGCGCAGATCTCCAACACGAACCGGACCGGGTACAGACTGCTTTGCGGCAAGAACCCCTTCGGATGTGACCTCGACACCTGCCACTTTCTTCCCATGAGTTGCCAATCGAGCAAGCAGGAAACCATTGCCACATCCGAGATCGATGACTGTTCCAAAGGGGATTACCCCAGCAATTGCATCTGCAACAGCGTTGTATTCCTCCTGCCACGGGATATGCATCTCATAAAAAGGTTTCTGGTAGATATGTTCGTTTTGACTGTCACCGAGTCTGACGAATTCGTTGGATACCAACTCTGCCAAACGAAGATCAACCGCCAACAAACCGACGCGAGAGAGCTCTTCACGGCGTTTTTCGGGAATCACAATCTCATCGTACACTTCCTTGAGCTTGCCGCTTCGCTGGAGTTCGTACCAATGCCGCCAGTGCGAACCAAGATTTGATGGCAGGTCCGGACTATTGGCATATGCGGCTCCTCCATTTGCGACTTTCCTTTCGAAATGATTAAAGCTTCGAATGGGATAATGAAATATGCACAACTCCGGGCAATATTCTTCTCGGCGTTCGCCGTCGATAATGACGTTGTGATTGCCCTGCAGCACTTCCCGCATGCCGGAAGCGGAAAAAAAAGCTTTGGGGGAGCCGCAATCGAGGAGTGTCAGCATTTGCTCTTTGCTTCGCAATGAGCGGATTACCGCAAGCAAATTGCTTGTCAATGGGTTCGAAGAATCGTTCGTGGAAAATGATGGCAACATGTTCCGACGATTAGCAAAAAGGACGTTCCCGTTCTTGCCGGCTATCAACGATTTCAGGTCACCGGCTTGAGCGTTCCAGAACTCATCGGCATCGGCATTGATGATCCAGTCGGCTCCCAGTTTATCCCGGGCGAAGGCAGCCATAGAGGTAACCCACCGGCCCTGATGGTACCCGTGTTCAGGTTGATGAATCAGATCAACCACACCTTCGCGAACGAACTCCTCTAGAATCTCTACAGTACCGTCGCAAGAATTGTTGTCCGTGACAACGATATGATCCACACCGCTATTCAGATGAAAAAGAATGTTGTTTCTAACGATATCCGCTTCATCACGTACAAGCAGAGTCATCACTAGCCGGCGCGGGTATTTCTCCATGTGTTTTTTTGGCTGTCTATTACTTTTGACGGTATTCCGCCCTGCCGTTGCGTCGCTCACCGATTCCGCAGGGGCTGCATTCATGACTGGACCGCAGGGAACCCCCTCGATCGCTTCCAGGTTGTTCCGGGCTTCGGCGAACCGATCGTCCAGCGCAAGGGCGATCCGAAGACAGTCCTTCGCCTGGTTTTGTCTGCCCAAATGGGTCAAGATCACGCCGATGTTGTTCCAGTTCGCGGCGTTCTTCGGGTACGTTTCCGCAATATCGCCCGCAAGGCTCAACGCCCGAACCACATCCCCCGATTGGAAAAGCTCCTCCACCTTCGCGACCAGCCCGACTTCTGCGCCGGAGGGCCGGGGGTTTCCCGGCGGTACGGTTTCCCCGCAGGATCTCCGCAGCAGGTCCCTGTAGGCAACCGGAGGAAACGGAGAGACCGTCTCATGGAAAGCGATCTCGAGCGCGATCAACTCCTCGACGCGTTCCTCGCCGATGGCGGTTCCGGTCGGTTCCAGGGACAGGGAGAGGAAGTCGGCGAATCGGGCATGCTGCCGCAACGGGGAGCGTTCGATCCACAACCTGCACTCCAGCCAGAACACGAAGAGGCCGCGGAAGAGCACCCAGTCCATTGACACCCGCTCGTGCCAGTGCCACTCGTCGTCTATGTAGTGGAGCGCACCGGTGGAATCCAGGATCAGGTTGCCGGGCTGGCAATCGACATGGGATGGAGGGAGGAGGTTTGTTCCGGGCATCACCCGGGACCGCAGATAGTGAACCCATCCTGCGACGAACCCCTGGAACTCCTTTTCACCACCGGTGTTTCGACGGATTGCCCGTAGCATCTCCTGGGAAAGGGATTTTCCTCCCCCGATGTAGGCGCGCTCCGCTGCGACGGACAGGCGTACCGGAAGGGAAGGCTCCGGCAGGAGTCCGTTGGCGCGCTCCTTGGCGATGACGGGGCCCCCGTCCTTCTCGAGAAGGGTTGTGATGGTCCGGTATTCGGGGCGACGGAGCATGTTGAATTTCTTGGCGATCCAGGCCGGCCGCCGGATGGCCGAACCCTCCCCGAACGGCTCCTTGGCGGCGATGAGCAGGAAGGAGTTGGAGAAATCCGCCATCAGCCCGCTCTTTGCGGCGGAAGCGAGCGCCAGCTGGTCGTTGAAGAGATGCTCCCGCTCATTGACGTAGTCCCGGAAAGGGTCGCGGCACCAGTCGACGAGGTTGTATTTCCGGCAATCCTCCGCGGAGGTGAATCGCCCGTTGATGAGCGTCGAGGGAATTTTGTAGTCGGGAAACGGGAGCAGCAGCTCGAAATCCGCGAAGCCGCATCGGGAGGCGATTTCGATGAGCTCGGCCCTGCCGAAAGTGCGAGGGCCGTCGTTGTCGGGATACCCTTCGATGCCGGGGAAACGCCTCGACAGGTGGTCTTCCGTGCATCCCGAGAAATACTTCATGCCCAGCTTGTTTTCGATTGCGATGATCAGTACGCCGTTCGGCGCGAGGTTTTCCCACGCGAACCGGAGCATTCCCTCGAACGGGTCTCCGGGTTGCCGCCAGAAAATGCCCGCATACTCCAGAACGCCGACGAGGGTGACGATCTCGAAGGGGGCCGTCATCCGGATGTCGTCGAAGTTGCCGGCGACGATGTCTACGTTGGCCAGGTCTCCGCAGCGCATCTTGGCGAGGCGCGCCCGGACGGGACTTCCTTCGACAGCGACGACGTGCCCCGCATTCTGCCCGAGAAAACGCGTGACGGCGCCGCACCCGCATCCCAGCTCCAGCACGCGGGCGTACCGCGGGATTTCGAGAGGCCTCAGGAGATTGGCCCTCTGCGGCGACAGGTGATACTGCGAGGGCCAGTCCTTGATCGCCAGCGCCAGCGTCGGAGAGTCGGACGACAGGTCGGACGTATTCGCGAAGGTTTCCTCGAGGTATCGTTCCGCTTCATCCCCGTCGGAGTATGGAATCGGATCCTCGACGAAGGGGTGCCACACGCCCTCCACGACATGATAATCGTGCGGGAACGTCTTCATCTGTTCAAGCCGTCACTTTGTGGTTCCATCATGTAAACCTCCGACAACAAGGGTTGCACCGAAATTAGCAATATGCATGCCTAATGCTAATTGTTTGTATTTCAATGTGTTACGTACCATCTGCAGCAAAGCCTGGAGTGAGGTCTGTCGGTATTTTGACCTCCGTGCAAGCGGCGTTTCGCACCGGCGGCGGGATCTCTGCGGTTTTCAGGATGATTTGAAAATCCCGAATGACTCCCGGACTTTTGCGTAGACCGGGAATTCCAAACTTCAGGACCTGTACATGTCACATATTTGACTGCCATTCGGGTCCGGGTTCTGGTCTTCATGCAAGTGGTTGGTATGTATATGGAATATAGTTGGCACTTTGTTTGCTAACACAAGGAGAAGGACGATCATTGATTTTTTACCGACGCACAATATGAGTGCTTCGAGGAGCGAAACGATGGCGAACGTCCTCTTGGTAAATCCTGCTTTGGCGTATAGCGGCTGGAATGCCAACTTCAATAACCCGTCTCCCGATACCGTTTTTATCCGGCTCGGGATCGCCTATCTTGCGGGAGCGTTGAAGGCCCGGGGCCATTCGGTTACGTTGGCAGATTTGAGGATGTTGTCGGGTTGGGGCGAATACAGACGCCTGGTGGAGCACGTCTCGCCGGAATTCGTCGGCATCTCCATCCACTCCGTCGAATTCACAACTGCGATCGAGGCGGCACGCCAGGCGAAGAGCATCCTGACCGGGGTAAAAACGATCGCCGGCGGTGTCCATCCTACGATGTTTCCGGAGGAATGTGTCGAATCCGGGGTATTCGATTACATCATGAAGGGGGAAGGCGAGGTTTCCCTTCCCCTCCTCGTGGAAGATCCATCCAGATTTCCGAAAATTTTCTGGGGTGATACTCCGGACCTGGACAGGATTCCGTTCCCGGACCGGGAAGTCTGGCCGGATTTTCGGGAAAGGATTGCCTGCGAACCGTTCGGCATCAAAGGGTACCGTTTCCCGTTGCCGATGGTGGAAATGATCAATACCAGGGGATGCCCGTACCAGTGCACTTTTTGCTGCGGTCCGGGAGAGCACCAGATCTACTCGCGGTTGACGACGGATGGAAGGCGGGTGACCAACATCCGGGGCCGGAGTGTACCGAACGTCATCGCGGAACTGGTGATGCTGATCGAAAAGTACGGCATTCGGTCGGTTATGTTCCACGATGACCAGTTCATCGTGTCTCCCAAATGGGTCGATGAGTTCACCGAAGCGCTCCACGCCCACGGGATTGTCAAGGCAGGTTTGAAGTGGGTTACCTCAAGCCGCGCGGATATCATTTGCCGGAACGAAAAGCTGATCGGGAAAATGGCCGATGCGGGGCTCGATCTCCTGATCGTCGGGTTCGAATCCTTCAGCCCGAGAATACTGAGATGGTTTAAAAAAGGGGTGACCGTCGAGGAAAATTTCCGGGCGGCGGAAATTTGCCGGGCACATGGCGTGAAAGTCTGGGCGAACTACATCCTCGGAATTCCGACGGACACGGGCTGGCATAAAGAGGACGACCTAATGACCGTCGAAGGCGTCTTGAGGGTAAAGCCGGTACATTATTCTCCAGCCCTGTACACGCCGGTTCCGGGGAGTCTGCTCTATCCATTCTACAAAGGCAACGATCTCATCCTGGACGATACATCCGGTGAGCGCTCGAGCGACCGGGGGGCGATGATCCCGAAGGTAAAGGGAGTCGACTACGAATTTCTCCAGGCGATCATGATGGACGACACGGCGTTCCTCTGATCCGTGTTGTCGGGAAAGAAACCGAGAAGTTCCCCGGCGACGGGGTCCAGGGGGAAACGATGGGCGTAGGCAAGCAGCGGCTCGATGTATCTCGAAATCCGGACAATGAACTTCGGGAGACGAAGAGATCGGATATCCATCCATCGATCAACAACCTTGCTGCCGAAGAATCGGACGCTGCCGGCCGGATAGATACGCGGTTGGAGGAACTTTCCCGGGGGCTGGAATGTGCGAGTCTGATCTTCAAGGAGAAAAAGGAAATTTCCAGACGCCATCTCGGGGCACTTGTCGCCAAAGATAGAAAAATCGCCGAACTG carries:
- the fliS gene encoding flagellar export chaperone FliS, yielding MQKFDAYQKSTFDTSDNVRIISLLFDGAINFIKLGRVKMEERNIAGKGLYIGKATAIVGELTSSLNMEAGGEIARNLRRLYDFVLDRLLKANLKNDLEALDEAEKVLQTLREGWKGMERNQAATHAAPLRASGSEGMALRA
- a CDS encoding methyltransferase yields the protein MIIEEAAESTFKSAVCELAEYTCLKEKDILERIRKVYSQQIREWRGTIGEKVTDDKVNEFYRDTDSYLFDLVQYNYENSFYINLTGEIFRFCASLNTEMAGLKIMDFGGGIGSQMISLSVLRGAELSYADIPGKTFEYANWRFKRRQMDIEMIDATKENFLDDKMYDVVITLDVIEHLVNPESSVRYLMKHIKPNGYLVAVTSFIDNNGEAGWHLNVDKYTNESFYDFIKTLGMEMMNETYPRIFQKNEELVALMEGIDSATREGRFADSRKLMEFYLQFRPVDLDMLVKYADACLMLGDRNTASENLEKVRIFNPDMPEALKIADKIRRMDSEITHGK
- a CDS encoding methyltransferase domain-containing protein; translated protein: MKTFPHDYHVVEGVWHPFVEDPIPYSDGDEAERYLEETFANTSDLSSDSPTLALAIKDWPSQYHLSPQRANLLRPLEIPRYARVLELGCGCGAVTRFLGQNAGHVVAVEGSPVRARLAKMRCGDLANVDIVAGNFDDIRMTAPFEIVTLVGVLEYAGIFWRQPGDPFEGMLRFAWENLAPNGVLIIAIENKLGMKYFSGCTEDHLSRRFPGIEGYPDNDGPRTFGRAELIEIASRCGFADFELLLPFPDYKIPSTLINGRFTSAEDCRKYNLVDWCRDPFRDYVNEREHLFNDQLALASAAKSGLMADFSNSFLLIAAKEPFGEGSAIRRPAWIAKKFNMLRRPEYRTITTLLEKDGGPVIAKERANGLLPEPSLPVRLSVAAERAYIGGGKSLSQEMLRAIRRNTGGEKEFQGFVAGWVHYLRSRVMPGTNLLPPSHVDCQPGNLILDSTGALHYIDDEWHWHERVSMDWVLFRGLFVFWLECRLWIERSPLRQHARFADFLSLSLEPTGTAIGEERVEELIALEIAFHETVSPFPPVAYRDLLRRSCGETVPPGNPRPSGAEVGLVAKVEELFQSGDVVRALSLAGDIAETYPKNAANWNNIGVILTHLGRQNQAKDCLRIALALDDRFAEARNNLEAIEGVPCGPVMNAAPAESVSDATAGRNTVKSNRQPKKHMEKYPRRLVMTLLVRDEADIVRNNILFHLNSGVDHIVVTDNNSCDGTVEILEEFVREGVVDLIHQPEHGYHQGRWVTSMAAFARDKLGADWIINADADEFWNAQAGDLKSLIAGKNGNVLFANRRNMLPSFSTNDSSNPLTSNLLAVIRSLRSKEQMLTLLDCGSPKAFFSASGMREVLQGNHNVIIDGERREEYCPELCIFHYPIRSFNHFERKVANGGAAYANSPDLPSNLGSHWRHWYELQRSGKLKEVYDEIVIPEKRREELSRVGLLAVDLRLAELVSNEFVRLGDSQNEHIYQKPFYEMHIPWQEEYNAVADAIAGVIPFGTVIDLGCGNGFLLARLATHGKKVAGVEVTSEGVLAAKQSVPGPVRVGDLRFPLYLGRRDVAICTEVAEHLEKEYADVLIDNIVRHAKEWVIFTGATEEQTGGEHHVNLQPHSYWIEKFEQRGFVKDVNRSLALKEHMSPHTERIIWFPKNAMIFHRVGI
- a CDS encoding radical SAM protein, yielding MFANTRRRTIIDFLPTHNMSASRSETMANVLLVNPALAYSGWNANFNNPSPDTVFIRLGIAYLAGALKARGHSVTLADLRMLSGWGEYRRLVEHVSPEFVGISIHSVEFTTAIEAARQAKSILTGVKTIAGGVHPTMFPEECVESGVFDYIMKGEGEVSLPLLVEDPSRFPKIFWGDTPDLDRIPFPDREVWPDFRERIACEPFGIKGYRFPLPMVEMINTRGCPYQCTFCCGPGEHQIYSRLTTDGRRVTNIRGRSVPNVIAELVMLIEKYGIRSVMFHDDQFIVSPKWVDEFTEALHAHGIVKAGLKWVTSSRADIICRNEKLIGKMADAGLDLLIVGFESFSPRILRWFKKGVTVEENFRAAEICRAHGVKVWANYILGIPTDTGWHKEDDLMTVEGVLRVKPVHYSPALYTPVPGSLLYPFYKGNDLILDDTSGERSSDRGAMIPKVKGVDYEFLQAIMMDDTAFL